The sequence TTTCCCTTGTTAGGTTTGCCAGAAATCCAATTGCTCCATACGTTGGTGAATAAGTTGCCAAAAGAGGTCCCGTTAAGGAGTACCACCCAAAACCGGCAGAGATCGCCAATCCCCACTTAATAGGCACCTTCAAGAGGAGAGAAGCCAAGAAGCCCCCTGCCAATGAGCCCACAACAGTTGAGGCAGGAAGTAAAAGTGAAAGTTTTCCGAGTTTTTTGAGCTCTTCTCTTAGTCCTTTGCTCTTTCCGATGTCAATGCCTATGATGAATATGAGAAGATATAACATAAACTCGTAGAGATTGCCGAAATCCACCGTTGTGTATTTCCCAACCAACATGCCCAAAAGTAGAGCGGAGAGCACTAAGTAGAGAAAGCTCACTCTCTCACCCCCAGCAACGCTACAAAGAGGCTCCCAAGTATTGTAAACAGGGCAAATACAATTGAAGATGCAAAAAGCCTAAGCGCATCTATCTCCACCCTACCTGCTTCAACTCCCATGAAAAAGATCAAAAACAGCAAAGCAGCGCTCATTGGCTTGTCCATGCTAGCCCTTATTCTATTCCTAAGCAGATAACCAACAACGATGCCTAGTAGGAGAGGAATAAAGATATTCATGTTCCGAGTTGAGGAAGAATATTGTTAAAAAGGTATCGTTACACGCATCTTTTAGCATTCTCGTAGTCCTCTCTGCGGAGTCTCCATACCATTGCGCCGAAGTTTTCCCTAATGTGTTCCTTGTTTACCGCTTTTGGAATTGCAACGACGTTTTCTTTCCATATGAGCCAGTTTAGGGCAACTTGAGCTGCTGTTTTATTGTATTTTCTTCCTATCTCCGCCAAACAGGTATTTCTGGCCAGGGTTCCCTTTTCCAATGGAGTGTATGCCATCAGCGTGATGCCTTCCTTTTTCATATACTCCAACAAGCCGCTTTCTTCTGGTCTGCGATCTTTTAGGGAGTATTTTACCTGATTTACCACAATTTCATGTTTTCTCATAACCTCCTGGCTCCTCCTGAGGAGCGCAAGGTCGAAGTTGCTAACTCCAATGTATCTAATGAGACCTTCATCAACGAGCTCTTCAAGGGCATGGAAAGTTTCCGCTATTCTTCTAAAATCCTCAGTAGGCCAGTGGAGAAGGTAGAGGTCTATGTACGTTCCCAATCTTTTTGCACTAGCCCTTGCCGCTTTTTTGGCACTCTCGTATCCAAAGTGGGTAGGCCATATTTTGCTCACTATGAAAATGTCCTCCCTTTCAAATCCTTCGATGGCCTTTCCAACGAGCTTCTCACTATGGCCAGAGGCATAAAATTCCGCCGTATCTATGAGGTTCATTCTGAGCTCAAGTCCGTATCTAAGGGCTTCTATGTGTTCTTTATCTCTGGAATAGTCTGGGCTTTCCCATCCGCCTACTCCCCATGTTCCCATTCCAATTGCCGTAACCTTGTTGTCTCCAATTCTTTTTAGGTCATTAAACGGCTTAACCCTCCTCTTCACCCCTCCACTCCTCAAGCAAAAGCCCGATTTCATTATACACCTTAATGTTCGTAAACCCTTTATCTCTTAGTCTTGTGATTATATCCCTGATAATTCTCTTCTGCACGTTCATAGCTATTGCCTGACAAAAGTGGCACTCCGGAGTTGTTCTGGCCAGCAAAAGCCACACCATAGCTTTCTTATCTTCCACGGTTAGCCCATGTACTAGGCCTTCATCCACTATGTTAAGCTCTGTTTCTGGATCTATGACTCTTCTAAGCTCTTCCACAACTTCTTTAACTTCGGGAGGAAGCTCTTTAACCTTCCCCTTGGCTTTTCTTTAAGGAACTCTAAAAATCCCACTTTCCTCACTTCTTCTCAAATTTTGCAAGAAGGTTGTTTTTCATATCGTATATATAAACCTTTGAAAACTTCACAAGGGCAAAGCGCTCCATTATATCCCCTATTATTTTTGAATGGGCTATAGCAGCTCCTCCGATCATGTTGTAATATGCGTTGCTCTCTACAGCAAGCCATGTCTTAAGGGTGTCGCCGCTAACCTCGAGCCCTGCCAGAAGACCTGCATCCAGTATGTTCATTGTGCTTATTGGGTCAATAATAGTGCTCAACTCATCCAGAACTTCTTTGTACTCCTCGGGATACTCTCTATCCTTCCTATAAACTTTCATTTTTCTCACCATTCTAAGATCGGAAGAGATGCATAAAAACGTTTTTTGGACAAATTTGGTTATA comes from Thermococcus aggregans and encodes:
- a CDS encoding lysine exporter LysO family protein, with the translated sequence MSFLYLVLSALLLGMLVGKYTTVDFGNLYEFMLYLLIFIIGIDIGKSKGLREELKKLGKLSLLLPASTVVGSLAGGFLASLLLKVPIKWGLAISAGFGWYSLTGPLLATYSPTYGAIGFLANLTREILTIIFYPLVIRKVPKEKAIVMGGATTMDTTLPLIAKFGGTEITLLAFVHGFVLTAIAPFLIPLILQLL
- a CDS encoding LysO family transporter, whose amino-acid sequence is MNIFIPLLLGIVVGYLLRNRIRASMDKPMSAALLFLIFFMGVEAGRVEIDALRLFASSIVFALFTILGSLFVALLGVRE
- a CDS encoding aldo/keto reductase, with product MGTWGVGGWESPDYSRDKEHIEALRYGLELRMNLIDTAEFYASGHSEKLVGKAIEGFEREDIFIVSKIWPTHFGYESAKKAARASAKRLGTYIDLYLLHWPTEDFRRIAETFHALEELVDEGLIRYIGVSNFDLALLRRSQEVMRKHEIVVNQVKYSLKDRRPEESGLLEYMKKEGITLMAYTPLEKGTLARNTCLAEIGRKYNKTAAQVALNWLIWKENVVAIPKAVNKEHIRENFGAMVWRLRREDYENAKRCV
- a CDS encoding iron-sulfur cluster assembly protein, with protein sequence MEELRRVIDPETELNIVDEGLVHGLTVEDKKAMVWLLLARTTPECHFCQAIAMNVQKRIIRDIITRLRDKGFTNIKVYNEIGLLLEEWRGEEEG
- a CDS encoding 3'-5' exoribonuclease — protein: MKVYRKDREYPEEYKEVLDELSTIIDPISTMNILDAGLLAGLEVSGDTLKTWLAVESNAYYNMIGGAAIAHSKIIGDIMERFALVKFSKVYIYDMKNNLLAKFEKK